The following are encoded together in the Candidatus Gracilibacteria bacterium genome:
- a CDS encoding transglycosylase domain-containing protein, which produces MKKFLALIFAIVFVYISYTGLLFYFAPEQYLKNVGNIRILDKKGEILTDMSLPGGYSTHYTGSLDNALVRGIISIEDGRYYEHSGIDIIGKIGAIRENYNAGTIVRGGSTLTEQYIKNIYFPGEKRTIQQKIREAFSATILGFKYNKEQILRKYLDSVYMGNGLYGIQSAIDVYFGGENPDTLTETEIVEIITRIHSPNIGTDGKNYAEKVSQKLYGKSFSGELTRTERKIGINTFSHLTTRIQKEIASYCQGRENNLKMFVQQIPEKICLANSLDIQTTIDKNLSLFTRNTLEGIVQSLDHENVHNGAIYILNPKDNIILTYIGNRTNLSKENAIDMIQERRSVGSVLKPFIYNLAIAGGADGESLIMDDTKVYNTEQEDKSFVPENYVPKSYGPVRLKEALGNSLNSASVRLSESIGIGKIYDTYKKSGLKLDHDAGYYGYGIALGSVELTLENVVEGYTSLLSLNDGSHFLLYNILSDGKNRAKTFGISSILNTSIPIAVKTGTSTDFHDNWTIGYHPDAIIGVWVGNADQSPMQDVSGVSGAGPIFHHIAEYMIANGMIENRELTIPEGIEKTTICLDNSCMRKEEGFRWKNMTNLSRILEKRFYKSEFITPLTDEEIEKWKIR; this is translated from the coding sequence ATGAAGAAATTTCTTGCTCTCATTTTTGCCATTGTTTTTGTGTATATTTCCTATACGGGACTTCTTTTTTATTTCGCTCCAGAGCAATATCTGAAAAATGTCGGAAATATACGAATCCTCGATAAAAAGGGAGAAATCCTCACGGATATGAGTCTTCCATGATGATATAGTACTCACTATACTGGCTCGCTCGATAATGCTCTGGTGCGATGAATCATCAGTATCGAAGATGGAAGATATTATGAACATTCATGAATAGATATCATCGGAAAAATCGGAGCTATCAGAGAAAACTACAATGCTGGAACGATTGTACGATGAGGATCAACTCTCACGGAACAATATATCAAGAATATATATTTCCCAGGAGAAAAACGAACGATTCAGCAAAAAATCCGAGAAGCATTTTCTGCTACTATTCTCGGCTTCAAGTATAACAAAGAGCAAATTCTCAGAAAATACCTCGATTCCGTCTATATGGGAAATGGACTCTATGGAATCCAGAGCGCGATTGATGTCTATTTCTGATGAGAAAATCCAGATACGCTCACAGAAACCGAAATCGTAGAAATCATCACACGAATTCATAGTCCAAACATCGGAACCGATGGCAAAAACTATGCAGAAAAAGTGAGTCAGAAACTCTATGGAAAGAGTTTTTCTGGAGAACTGACGCGAACAGAGAGAAAAATCGGAATCAATACATTTTCCCATCTCACCACAAGAATACAAAAAGAAATCGCATCATACTGCCAATGAAGAGAGAATAATCTGAAAATGTTCGTGCAACAGATACCAGAAAAAATATGCCTCGCAAATTCTCTTGATATACAGACAACGATTGATAAAAACCTTTCTCTCTTCACACGCAACACGCTCGAAGGCATCGTTCAATCTCTCGATCATGAAAATGTACACAATGGAGCAATCTATATTCTCAATCCAAAAGACAACATTATCCTGACATATATCGGAAACAGAACCAATCTCTCGAAAGAAAATGCTATAGATATGATCCAGGAACGCCGATCCGTATGATCAGTTCTCAAACCTTTCATCTATAATCTCGCAATCGCAGGTGGCGCTGATGGAGAATCACTCATTATGGATGATACGAAAGTCTACAATACCGAACAGGAAGATAAAAGTTTCGTTCCAGAAAACTACGTACCAAAATCATATGGCCCCGTGCGTCTCAAGGAAGCCCTTGGAAATTCACTCAATAGTGCTAGTGTTCGCCTTTCTGAATCAATCGGAATCGGGAAGATATATGATACCTATAAAAAAAGTGGGCTCAAACTCGATCATGATGCTGGATATTATGGCTATGGAATTGCGCTCGGAAGTGTCGAACTCACACTCGAGAATGTTGTAGAGTGATATACTTCCCTTCTTTCTCTCAATGATGGTTCTCATTTTCTCCTCTATAACATCCTATCAGATGGAAAGAATCGCGCAAAAACATTCGGTATATCGAGTATCCTGAATACCTCAATCCCAATAGCCGTAAAAACAGGAACGAGTACTGACTTCCATGATAATTGGACTATCTGATATCATCCAGATGCAATCATCGGTGTATGGGTCGGGAATGCAGACCAGAGTCCCATGCAAGACGTCTCATGAGTGAGCGGTGCAGGACCGATTTTTCATCACATTGCCGAATATATGATAGCAAATGGAATGATAGAAAACAGAGAGCTCACTATCCCAGAATGAATCGAAAAAACTACTATTTGTCTCGATAACTCCTGTATGAGAAAGGAGGAATGATTCCGATGGAAAAATATGACGAATCTCTCACGGATTCTCGAAAAAAGATTCTACAAATCAGAATTTATCACTCCACTGACAGATGAAGAAATCGAGAAATGGAAAATACGATAA
- a CDS encoding thioredoxin domain-containing protein has protein sequence MTPAKKVHTDEVSRISNSQNGGISNVLILSVLVISIALNAIAVYLLMGYTFSFSSTSDTLGMKRAVLEVEYDKVGGKENYDMLTQAQLIQFKQTLPQLKEYLKSQGGDIGGSTGTNTTTTVDLSKTLDATKIAKIAENAAIEGDVNADITVIEYSDMECPYCLKQYHTTKLKEKLLAQYGSGVNFVFKNSRGVNHPGTEAKAIGALCAQKVGGDLAYIQYYNAILAGSPDGNNVYAVSKLADLAKSLKIDTKKWQTCYDNKETQDIFAAQTAEASSFSLDGTPGTLIINRKTGKYDTVAGAYPYETFTQKIDELMK, from the coding sequence ATGACACCAGCAAAAAAAGTTCATACAGATGAAGTTTCTCGAATATCCAATTCTCAAAATGGATGAATCAGTAATGTTCTCATACTCAGTGTTCTCGTTATTTCTATTGCGCTCAATGCTATAGCAGTATATCTTCTTATGGGATATACATTTTCATTTTCTTCGACGAGTGATACTCTCGGCATGAAACGCGCGGTTCTCGAAGTAGAATACGACAAAGTAGGAGGAAAAGAGAACTATGATATGCTCACTCAAGCACAACTTATCCAGTTCAAACAAACACTTCCTCAGCTCAAGGAATATCTCAAATCACAGGGTGGAGATATCGGCGGCTCTACAGGAACGAATACTACTACCACTGTTGATCTATCAAAAACTCTTGATGCTACAAAGATAGCAAAAATCGCAGAAAATGCTGCTATCGAAGGAGATGTGAATGCGGATATTACAGTCATCGAATATTCTGATATGGAATGTCCGTACTGTCTCAAACAATATCATACTACAAAACTCAAAGAAAAACTTCTTGCTCAATATGGTTCAGGAGTGAATTTCGTCTTCAAAAATAGTCGTGGGGTGAATCATCCAGGTACTGAAGCGAAGGCTATTGGTGCCCTCTGTGCTCAGAAAGTTGGTGGCGATCTCGCGTATATCCAGTACTACAATGCTATTCTCGCAGGATCTCCAGATGGGAATAATGTCTATGCAGTATCGAAGCTCGCAGACCTTGCAAAATCACTCAAGATTGATACAAAAAAATGGCAAACATGTTATGATAATAAAGAAACTCAAGATATATTCGCGGCTCAGACAGCTGAAGCAAGCTCATTCTCTCTCGATGGTACACCTGGAACTCTCATCATCAACAGAAAAACAGGGAAATATGACACTGTTGCTGGAGCGTATCCATATGAGACGTTTACACAGAAGATTGATGAACTGATGAAGTAA
- a CDS encoding RlmE family RNA methyltransferase — MPKPFVIHDPYFEKAKKLGYRARSAFKLIEIQQKYNLIKPAMNVLDVASAPGSFLQVIAKIIGQKGKVVGIDIQKIDPNFGFPNIHLLQESIFEFEKIRVYLDSLEIGQFDLITSDIAPATTGMTGVDQYRSIELNLAILEVAKIFLKKGGSLVLKVFVGEDIEDLMAPLKENFKKVSRFKPKACRDRSFEEYFVCIGKIN, encoded by the coding sequence ATGCCAAAACCTTTTGTCATCCATGATCCATACTTCGAAAAAGCAAAGAAACTCTGATATCGTGCAAGAAGTGCCTTCAAGCTTATCGAAATACAACAGAAATATAATCTCATAAAACCTGCGATGAATGTCCTCGATGTTGCGAGTGCACCAGGAAGTTTTCTCCAAGTAATCGCGAAAATCATCGGACAAAAAGGAAAAGTGGTAGGAATTGATATCCAAAAAATCGATCCCAATTTTGGATTTCCGAATATTCATCTGCTTCAGGAGAGTATATTTGAATTCGAAAAGATTCGCGTATATCTTGATTCTCTCGAAATTGGTCAGTTCGATCTCATCACTTCTGATATTGCTCCAGCAACTACTGGGATGACTGGTGTGGATCAATATCGTTCTATCGAGCTCAATCTGGCGATTCTCGAAGTGGCAAAAATTTTCCTGAAAAAATGATGAAGTCTTGTTTTGAAGGTCTTTGTAGGTGAGGATATTGAGGATCTCATGGCGCCACTCAAAGAAAACTTCAAGAAGGTTTCTCGATTCAAGCCGAAGGCATGCCGCGATCGAAGCTTCGAGGAATATTTCGTTTGTATCGGAAAAATAAACTAA
- the gmk gene encoding guanylate kinase has translation MKKNKVFILSGPAGVGKNTLWDTVRPICEEYIQESISMTSRLPRPGETNGVDYYFVTQKEFEEKIHNHEFLEYAIVHTNYYGSLKSELERITKIGKTPIYIIEPQGMTHLKPLMEEEGYKVITIFLLPPSIDELKRRLHGRGTETTEQFEIRLATAMTELEQQDFYDIRLVNDDFEKAKEELIAILNM, from the coding sequence ATGAAAAAAAATAAAGTATTCATTCTCTCAGGTCCTGCTGGTGTCGGGAAAAATACACTCTGGGATACAGTACGTCCAATCTGTGAAGAATATATACAAGAAAGTATTAGTATGACATCACGACTTCCTCGCCCCGGAGAAACAAATGGAGTTGACTATTACTTTGTAACTCAAAAGGAGTTTGAAGAAAAAATACATAATCATGAATTTCTTGAATATGCAATTGTACATACGAACTACTATGGTTCACTAAAAAGTGAACTCGAACGTATTACAAAAATATGAAAGACACCAATATATATTATTGAACCTCAAGGCATGACTCACCTCAAGCCACTCATGGAAGAAGAATGATATAAAGTAATTACTATTTTTCTGTTGCCTCCTTCCATCGATGAACTCAAACGCCGACTCCATGGTCGTGGAACAGAGACAACAGAACAATTCGAGATTCGACTTGCAACTGCCATGACTGAGCTCGAACAACAGGATTTTTATGATATTCGTCTGGTGAATGACGATTTCGAAAAAGCCAAAGAAGAACTGATTGCTATCCTCAATATGTAA
- a CDS encoding 3'-5' exonuclease: protein MAESHTGTYLVLDLEMTGLNPFEHGVIEVGAIVLNDTFDIIGEFYMDLCPPENIIIDPKSLEYNGFTLDRIAAGKSYEEFCDHWDAFLSSYFGDEKKPIMVGQFIVADIAFLGSVFYHARQSNLYEKLGNDIIDTKSIANQANAIARYNKITLPFQSTSLSKPGGISEVLHISGYSAHTAKGDIMATREALMKFLKFKR, encoded by the coding sequence ATGGCAGAATCACATACTGGAACATATCTCGTACTCGATCTGGAAATGACAGGACTCAATCCATTCGAACATGGAGTTATCGAAGTTGGCGCAATAGTATTGAATGACACTTTCGATATTATTGGAGAGTTCTATATGGATTTGTGTCCGCCTGAGAATATTATCATCGATCCGAAATCGCTCGAATACAATGGATTCACCCTCGACCGAATCGCAGCAGGAAAATCCTATGAAGAATTTTGTGACCATTGGGATGCATTTTTGAGTAGTTATTTTGGTGATGAGAAAAAACCAATCATGGTCGGACAATTTATCGTTGCAGATATTGCATTTCTCGGAAGTGTGTTCTATCATGCGCGACAGAGTAACCTCTATGAGAAACTCGGAAATGATATTATCGATACAAAATCTATAGCGAATCAGGCAAATGCCATTGCTCGATACAACAAAATAACACTTCCGTTCCAGAGTACCAGTCTCTCGAAACCTGGAGGAATCTCAGAAGTGCTTCATATTAGCGGATATAGCGCGCATACGGCAAAATGAGATATTATGGCAACTCGCGAAGCACTCATGAAGTTCCTGAAATTCAAGAGATAG
- a CDS encoding UPF0489 family protein: MLYEKENIIMERVGNNAFVWEERTQKYGKSPILTIPSLIEGDISLVQIGENIVFEEIENGKLRSCVGLKNFVQIYSSIPPITIFDNHNHALYFWIDAVRRGIIQPGFELIHIDEHSDLWENENDFDLEKALENEEYSWEFTNLFCNVGNYIQPALRSGLIGKMIRIENETEIEEYMDYSPSGNTVLNLDLDIFAPELDFIREEKKMQLIRNLLQKVDCVTIATSPYFIDQGIAIRKLQNIVKK, from the coding sequence ATGCTGTACGAAAAAGAGAATATCATCATGGAAAGAGTTGGAAATAATGCCTTTGTTTGGGAGGAACGGACACAGAAATATGGAAAATCCCCGATTCTCACTATTCCAAGTCTTATTGAGTGAGATATTTCTCTCGTGCAAATCGGGGAAAATATTGTTTTCGAAGAAATAGAGAATGGAAAACTGAGATCTTGTGTAGGACTCAAGAATTTTGTGCAAATATACTCATCTATCCCACCAATCACCATCTTCGACAATCACAATCACGCTCTCTACTTCTGGATTGATGCCGTGAGAAGATGAATCATACAACCATGATTCGAACTCATACACATCGATGAACATTCAGATCTCTGGGAAAATGAGAATGATTTCGATCTCGAAAAAGCTCTGGAAAATGAAGAATATTCTTGGGAATTTACCAATCTTTTTTGTAATGTTGGTAACTATATCCAACCCGCGCTCAGAAGTGGGCTCATCGGAAAAATGATTCGCATCGAGAACGAGACAGAAATCGAGGAATACATGGACTATTCTCCAAGTGGAAATACTGTTCTCAATCTGGATCTCGATATCTTCGCTCCTGAACTCGACTTCATCAGAGAAGAAAAAAAGATGCAATTGATTCGAAATTTGCTTCAGAAAGTAGATTGCGTTACAATAGCCACAAGCCCTTATTTTATCGACCAATGAATAGCCATAAGGAAATTACAGAACATCGTGAAGAAATAA
- the rplJ gene encoding 50S ribosomal protein L10 encodes MAVSRARKSEQLAALEAHLKEAKSVAFTSNQKVTVLEISSLKKDLRAVDAIVLIAKKTLIRIAFQNVYGVALDLETLPGQVALIIGKGDAIAPFGITNKYATEWRKEEKMVFVAGYIEGRLMDATETKKLATLPSREVLLAKLLGSMMSPLSGLARFFDAAGKDLTTKGLTKVSDLTASLPAKEETPAPVAEAPKVEEVAVAPAEETPAPEVAAEEPKAE; translated from the coding sequence ATGGCCGTTTCTCGCGCTCGAAAAAGTGAACAACTTGCTGCTCTTGAGGCTCACCTCAAGGAGGCAAAATCAGTTGCATTCACATCAAATCAAAAGGTAACTGTTCTCGAAATTTCTTCTCTCAAGAAGGATCTTCGAGCTGTTGACGCTATCGTTCTTATTGCCAAGAAAACTCTTATTCGTATCGCATTCCAGAATGTCTACGGTGTTGCTCTCGATCTCGAGACTCTTCCTGGTCAAGTTGCTCTTATCATCGGTAAGGGTGATGCTATCGCTCCATTCGGAATCACGAATAAATATGCAACAGAGTGGAGAAAGGAGGAAAAGATGGTATTCGTTGCTGGCTATATCGAAGGTCGTCTTATGGACGCAACTGAGACAAAGAAGCTCGCAACACTTCCTTCTCGTGAAGTTCTTCTCGCGAAACTCCTTGGTTCTATGATGTCTCCACTTTCTGGTCTTGCTCGATTCTTCGATGCTGCTGGAAAGGATCTCACGACAAAGGGTCTCACAAAGGTGAGTGATCTCACTGCCTCTCTTCCTGCCAAGGAAGAAACTCCAGCTCCAGTTGCTGAAGCTCCAAAAGTTGAAGAAGTTGCTGTTGCTCCTGCTGAAGAAACTCCAGCTCCAGAAGTTGCTGCTGAAGAACCAAAAGCTGAATAA
- a CDS encoding HIT family protein: MKYHENTFNRSIFTQILSGEVVGVILLTTERFFVILTNKPARPGHTLIIPRRCGVQYSQFSREELSEFGLVKQLVIRALEEAYKIDDTLKIGEHVSGFEIRNHYHMHLIPAEKGEQVSLQGTREVSLDERMSEGSKIIPILKRISGEYPELQCSFK; the protein is encoded by the coding sequence ATGAAATACCATGAAAATACATTTAATAGAAGTATCTTTACTCAGATATTATCATGAGAAGTAGTAGGTGTTATCTTATTAACTACAGAACGTTTCTTTGTAATACTGACAAATAAACCTGCAAGACCTGGACATACTCTCATTATTCCAAGACGATGTTGAGTTCAATATAGTCAATTTAGTAGAGAGGAGCTATCTGAATTTGGATTAGTAAAACAATTGGTGATTCGAGCATTAGAAGAAGCATATAAAATTGATGATACACTCAAGATCGGTGAACACGTGTCATGATTTGAAATACGAAATCATTATCATATGCATCTCATTCCTGCTGAGAAATGAGAACAAGTAAGCTTGCAATGAACCAGAGAAGTTTCTCTGGATGAAAGAATGAGTGAATGATCTAAGATTATTCCTATTCTTAAAAGAATATCTTGAGAGTATCCTGAATTACAATGTTCTTTTAAATAA
- the rplL gene encoding 50S ribosomal protein L7/L12 — translation MADLSKNAEKILELVEALTIVELADLVSAMEEKFGVSAAAPVAVVAGGAAAAGGDDEKTSFDVVMTSAGAQKIAVIKVIREITGLGLAEAKALADNGGEIKKGVKKDEAEKIKTQLSEAGATVEIK, via the coding sequence ATGGCTGACCTTTCAAAGAATGCTGAGAAAATCCTCGAACTCGTTGAGGCTCTCACAATCGTAGAACTCGCTGATCTCGTTTCCGCTATGGAAGAGAAGTTCGGAGTTTCTGCTGCTGCTCCTGTTGCTGTTGTTGCTGGTGGTGCTGCTGCCGCAGGTGGTGATGACGAAAAGACATCATTCGATGTTGTTATGACTTCTGCTGGTGCTCAGAAAATCGCTGTGATCAAGGTTATTCGCGAAATCACTGGTCTTGGTCTTGCTGAGGCAAAGGCTCTCGCTGACAACGGTGGTGAAATCAAGAAGGGTGTCAAGAAGGATGAGGCTGAGAAAATCAAGACTCAACTTTCTGAAGCTGGTGCTACAGTTGAGATCAAGTAA
- a CDS encoding DUF4105 domain-containing protein → MARRVVRTDSGESSTKKGVTERVPNVFIKYISQLFCIFWKIIKFLWYWFERAFLLVFLLGLTVGLAWWTSQKPSLYRDWEDMDAVLPTISWSGNSVTIENIRNHTWKTDTEFTPGYYNDIFNLDEIEKVYYSITPFSDKDGPAHTMLSFSFSGGKNVVISAELRKERGESFDALKGILNQFEIQYVIASENDIVKLRTNYRKNEVYMYPINTPKEKVQALFRSMIIRADKLNREPEFYNTLWNNCTTSVLMHANALRKDKLEGGTYTLLPAHSDEVLYQAGLIDTQLSLPDARNYYRVDELARSATGEVDFSALIRKPIQ, encoded by the coding sequence ATGGCACGTCGTGTTGTCCGAACGGATTCAGGAGAATCTTCAACCAAAAAAGGAGTAACAGAACGCGTACCAAATGTATTCATAAAATACATTTCTCAACTCTTCTGCATTTTCTGGAAAATCATCAAGTTTCTCTGGTATTGGTTCGAACGTGCTTTTCTCCTCGTATTTCTCCTGGGATTGACCGTTTGACTTGCATGGTGGACGAGTCAGAAGCCGTCACTTTATCGTGATTGGGAGGATATGGATGCAGTATTGCCGACAATTTCTTGGTCAGGGAATAGTGTAACCATCGAGAATATCCGCAATCACACCTGGAAAACAGATACAGAATTCACACCATGATATTATAATGATATCTTCAATCTCGATGAGATTGAAAAAGTGTATTATAGTATTACACCATTTTCTGATAAAGATGGGCCGGCACATACGATGCTCTCTTTCTCTTTTTCTGGAGGGAAAAATGTGGTCATCTCTGCTGAGCTTCGCAAGGAGCGTGGTGAGTCTTTCGATGCACTTAAAGGGATTCTGAATCAGTTCGAGATTCAGTATGTCATCGCGAGTGAGAATGATATCGTAAAATTACGAACGAACTATCGAAAGAATGAAGTCTATATGTATCCAATCAATACTCCAAAGGAAAAGGTACAAGCACTCTTCCGTTCTATGATTATTCGTGCCGATAAGCTCAATCGTGAGCCAGAGTTCTATAATACTCTCTGGAACAACTGTACTACCAGTGTGCTCATGCATGCGAACGCCCTTCGAAAAGATAAGCTCGAATGAGGAACATATACGCTTCTTCCAGCCCATTCTGATGAAGTACTCTATCAGGCAGGACTCATAGATACCCAGCTCTCTCTTCCTGATGCGAGAAATTATTATCGTGTCGATGAGCTGGCTCGGAGTGCAACGGGTGAAGTGGATTTCTCTGCGCTTATTCGCAAACCAATTCAGTAG
- the tsaD gene encoding tRNA (adenosine(37)-N6)-threonylcarbamoyltransferase complex transferase subunit TsaD: MYILAFETSCDDTSVAILRDRECIAMSTRTQLEHDVTGGVVPEVAARSHANAIFPCIEDVLTETGLHLEDMDYIACTREPGLLPSLLTGMTVAKTLALSLEKPLIWVNHIEAHMFANFLERETDDIHFPNVTLTVSGGHTEIYLWRSIDEFELIGQTRDDAAGECFDKIAKMMGLGFPGGAKIAKLSEAFDIRASESEKNQAKTLFPRSYLEKDSFDFSFSGMKSAVKRYIDTLGKITESDMEMIAYASEQAITMILSDKIIAAAEKYNISFLCLAGGVSANTRLRDMISRKAQEKGYAFIAPKKNLYSMDNAAMVGIRAYYTIKNT; this comes from the coding sequence TTGTATATTCTTGCTTTCGAAACATCCTGTGACGATACTTCTGTCGCGATTCTCCGGGATCGTGAATGTATTGCCATGTCGACTCGAACCCAACTCGAACATGATGTCACTGGTGGTGTTGTTCCGGAGGTTGCTGCTCGTAGTCATGCGAATGCGATTTTTCCTTGCATTGAGGATGTTCTGACTGAGACAGGACTCCATCTCGAAGATATGGATTATATCGCTTGTACTCGCGAACCATGACTTCTTCCATCGCTTCTGACAGGAATGACGGTTGCCAAAACACTCGCATTGTCACTCGAGAAACCACTTATCTGGGTGAATCATATCGAAGCACATATGTTCGCGAATTTTCTCGAGCGCGAAACGGATGATATTCATTTCCCGAACGTGACTTTGACCGTTTCCGGATGACATACAGAGATTTACCTCTGGAGAAGTATAGATGAATTCGAACTGATTGGTCAGACTCGTGATGATGCAGCGGGGGAATGTTTCGATAAGATTGCAAAAATGATGGGGCTTGGTTTTCCTGGCGGTGCAAAAATCGCGAAACTTTCCGAAGCATTCGATATTCGTGCGTCAGAATCGGAGAAAAATCAGGCAAAGACTCTTTTTCCACGTTCCTATCTGGAGAAAGATTCTTTTGACTTTTCTTTCTCTGGAATGAAATCCGCCGTGAAACGATATATTGACACCCTTGGAAAAATTACGGAAAGTGATATGGAGATGATTGCGTATGCATCCGAGCAAGCGATAACCATGATTCTTTCAGATAAAATTATTGCTGCAGCAGAAAAATATAATATTTCATTTCTCTGCCTTGCTGGTGGAGTGAGTGCGAATACAAGATTGCGAGATATGATTTCCCGAAAGGCCCAGGAGAAATGATATGCCTTCATTGCACCGAAGAAAAATCTCTATTCCATGGATAATGCGGCCATGGTCTGAATTCGAGCATATTACACCATAAAAAATACTTAG
- the smpB gene encoding SsrA-binding protein SmpB, with translation MGKQTNTTIAENRKALFDYEIIEEFEAGIVLAGAEAKSIRLGQVNLKGSYINTHSGRPILVGCHISEYKNNSTTKLDPKRERLLLLSQKEILRLSQKVKEMGATVVPIEIYSKGNLFKVRIALAKGRKKWEKKQVLKERDLERETKKVWG, from the coding sequence ATGTGAAAGCAAACAAACACTACCATTGCTGAAAACCGAAAAGCCCTTTTTGATTATGAGATCATCGAGGAATTTGAAGCAGGGATTGTGCTCGCTGGAGCAGAAGCAAAAAGTATACGCCTCGGACAAGTCAATCTCAAGGGTTCCTATATCAACACCCATTCTGGACGACCGATTCTCGTCGGGTGTCACATATCCGAATACAAGAATAATTCCACAACAAAACTTGACCCAAAACGCGAACGACTCCTCCTCCTCTCGCAGAAAGAAATCCTGAGACTCTCGCAGAAAGTCAAAGAAATGGGTGCAACGGTAGTACCCATCGAAATATATAGCAAAGGAAATCTCTTCAAGGTGCGTATCGCCCTCGCAAAATGACGAAAGAAATGGGAAAAGAAACAAGTACTCAAAGAACGCGACCTCGAAAGAGAAACAAAAAAAGTGTGGGGGTAA